ATCCCAGTTGCGCCAGGCACAGAAGATGGAGGCCATAGGCACGCTCACCGGGGGCATCGCGCACGACTTCAACAACATCCTGATGGCTGTCATGGGGTATGGTTCGCTCCTGCAGATGAAAATGACGGACGCGGACCCTCTGCGCCCCTTCGTGAACGAGATACTGTCTGGTTCCGAGAAAGCTGCCAGGCTCACCCAAACCCTTCTGGCCTTCAGCAGGCAGCGGCCGGTGGTTCTGAAACCCACCAACCTGAACGACACGATCAGGGGAACGGAAAAGCTTCTGAAGAGGCTGCTTATAGAGGACGTGACCCTGAGGACCGTCCTTTCCGACGAGGACATCGTCGTTATGGCCGACGCGACACAGGTCGACCAGATACTCTTTAATCTAGCCACCAACGCAAGAGACGCCATGCCGCGGGGAGGGACGCTCGCCATCGAAACGAGGGCGGTCGAGCTGGATGAGGAGTTCATGCACTACCACGGCTCCGGTGAGCCGGGCCGGTACGCCCTTCTTTCCGTCTCGGACACGGGCACGGGGATGGATGAGACGACACGGGAGAAGATATTCGACCCCTTCTTCACGACCAAGGAGGTGGGCAAGGGAACGGGCCTAGGTCTTTCCACCGTGTACGGCGCGGTCAAGCAGCAGAATGGATTCATCAGCGTGCACAGCAAGCCGAACGTGGGCACGACCTTTCATATCTACCTCCCCATTGTGAACGGCGGCGTAAGGAAAGAGGAACCCGTCCAGGCTCCGATAAGAGGCGGCACCGAGACCATACTTGTTGCGGAGGACAACGAGGCGGCGCGGAGCTTTCTAAAGGCGGTGCTGTTGCGCTATGGATATAACGTCATAGAAGCCAGAGACGGGGAGGAGGCGATAGAGGAGTTCAAGAAAGCTAGCGGGATCGACCTTCTCCTGTTCGACTCCATTATGCCGGTGAAGAATGGAAGGGAAGCCTATGACGCGATACGAAATATCAAGCAGGATATAAAGGTGCTTTTCACCAGCGGTTACACGAGAGATGTCGTCCTCGATAAGGGCATTGAGGACAAGAGGTTCCCTTTCGTTTCAAAACCTATCCTGCCGGAGACCCTCTTGAAAAAGGTCCGCGAGGTACTGGAGGAACCGGTATGCATTCCGAGTGGCACCCTCCTGTCTTCTTGCCGCGCCCCCGCCAGGCGCTCCGGATGAGTGGCCCCCTGTGGAAATCCCTGAGTGCAAATTGCCGCGCATCGTTGTATAGTAATAGCATCCGCAGTCAACGACCGTGCGAACATGGATGATATGAAGGACGAAAAGAAGAGCAGAGGGCAGCTCATCGGTGAGCTCGTCTCGCTTCGCGAAAGGGTTGCCGAACTGGAGGGCCAGGGAACTCCCCGGGGGCTTGAGGGAAGATATCGCACCCTCTTCGAGCACGCGAGCGACGCAATGATCGTCGCCGAGCCCGACGGGAAATTCCTCGAGGTCAACAAAAAAGCGGAGGACCTTTTGGGTTACGGGAAGGAAGCGCTGCTGGGCATGAAAGTGGCGGATATACACCCGCCTGAAGAGCTCGACAGGGTAATCCTTCACTTCTCGGGAGCGGCGGCAGGCCGGATCGGTTTTCTTTACGATACCAGGGTATTGAGAAAGGACGGCACGGTGGTTCCCGTCGATATCACGGGATGTCCCGTGGAATATGAAGGGAAGGCGCTGGTTCAGGGTATCTTCCGCGACATCGCCGAACGCAAAAGTATGGAGGAGGCCCTGCGCAAAAGCGAGGAGCAGCTGCGTGTCCTCAGCGAAAACCTCGCCGACGGGATGGTCTACCAGATCAACACCGGTGTTGACGGAAAGCGGCGACTGTTCACGTATGTGAGCCCCGCGGTGGAGAGGTTTCACGGTGTCAGAGCGGAGGATGTTCTGAGACACCCATCTCTCCTCTACGATCAGGTGGACGGTGAATACCGCGCGGTGTTTAAGGAATCCGAAGGCCGCGCCTTGGCGACAATGTCACGGTTTGAGATCGATGTGCCAATGCACCTTCCCTCGGGCGATATGCGCTGGCGGCGTCTCATCTCCTTTCCCCACGTTCATTCCGACGGAAGCCTCATGTGGGATGGCATCGAACTCGACGTCACCGAACGCAGGAAGATGGAGGAGGAACTCGCGGCGCACCGCGACCATCTCAGCAAACTGGTGGATGAGCGCACCGCCCGGATCAGCGAAGAGGTTGCCAGGAGGAGGGAAAAAGAAGAGCAATACCTCGCCCTTGTGGAATCGATAAAGGAATGGGTGTGGGAGGTGAACGCTGACCTTGTCCACACGTACGTGAGCCCGCGGATACGCGATATCCTGGGGTACGAAGCGGAAGAGTTCATAGGGAAGACGCCCTTCGATTTCATGGCCCCCGGTGAACCGGAAAGGCTCGCGCCCCTGGCGAAAAAGATCCTCTCCGGCAAAGAACAGTTCACGTCCTTGAGAACCGCGGCCCTTCACAGAAACGGGCAGGTGGTCTATCTTGAGGCAAGTGGTCGCCCTTTCTTCGACGAAAAGGGCGCCTTCCTCGGATACCGGGGGAGCTGCCACGATATCACGGAACAGAAGAAGACGATGGACGCCCTTGAAGAGCGTGAACGGGAACTGACGACCAAATCGGAGTCCCTCGAGGAGGTGAATGCCGCCCTCAAGGTCCTCCTGAGACAGCGGGAAGAGGACAGGCGGGAGCTGGAAGCAAGGCTCGTGTCCAACATCCGGGAGATGGTCCTTCCCTACATATAT
The Syntrophorhabdus sp. genome window above contains:
- a CDS encoding PAS domain S-box protein, with translation MKDEKKSRGQLIGELVSLRERVAELEGQGTPRGLEGRYRTLFEHASDAMIVAEPDGKFLEVNKKAEDLLGYGKEALLGMKVADIHPPEELDRVILHFSGAAAGRIGFLYDTRVLRKDGTVVPVDITGCPVEYEGKALVQGIFRDIAERKSMEEALRKSEEQLRVLSENLADGMVYQINTGVDGKRRLFTYVSPAVERFHGVRAEDVLRHPSLLYDQVDGEYRAVFKESEGRALATMSRFEIDVPMHLPSGDMRWRRLISFPHVHSDGSLMWDGIELDVTERRKMEEELAAHRDHLSKLVDERTARISEEVARRREKEEQYLALVESIKEWVWEVNADLVHTYVSPRIRDILGYEAEEFIGKTPFDFMAPGEPERLAPLAKKILSGKEQFTSLRTAALHRNGQVVYLEASGRPFFDEKGAFLGYRGSCHDITEQKKTMDALEERERELTTKSESLEEVNAALKVLLRQREEDRRELEARLVSNIREMVLPYIYRAQKDKLDLRHRTYLDIVATNLNEIMSPFPNTIKQLNFTPREIEVASLIKEGRTTKEIAEFLGIATCAVDSHRNSIRNKLGLNNKKTNLRSHLLSLG